From the genome of Thermodesulfovibrionia bacterium, one region includes:
- a CDS encoding type II toxin-antitoxin system VapC family toxin, producing the protein MKLLLDTHVALWAITDDPKLPQSALSLIMSANNEIIVSAASIWEISIKHSLGRGNMPISGEDALGYFQEAGYRLLPVTAAHAAYVEKLLPIHADPFDRILIAQAKCEPMMFITHDALLSGYGELIMVI; encoded by the coding sequence ATGAAGCTTCTGCTTGATACCCACGTAGCTCTCTGGGCAATAACTGATGATCCTAAACTGCCGCAATCAGCCCTCAGTCTGATTATGTCCGCTAATAATGAGATCATTGTGAGCGCAGCCTCGATCTGGGAGATATCAATTAAGCACAGCCTTGGCCGTGGGAATATGCCTATTTCCGGTGAGGATGCGCTTGGGTATTTCCAAGAGGCGGGATATCGTCTGCTTCCTGTCACTGCTGCACATGCTGCATATGTGGAAAAGCTTTTACCGATCCATGCAGACCCGTTTGACCGTATCCTGATCGCTCAGGCAAAGTGCGAGCCTATGATGTTTATCACTCATGATGCTTTGTTGTCCGGTTATGGTGAGTTGATTATGGTGATTTGA